TTATGGCAAATATCCTCCACATTGATACTAGTCCTCGTGGTGAACGTTCTATTTCACGCGCACTCTCCTATGAGTTCATTACATCTTGGAAAGATACTCATACAGGCGATAAAGTGACTTACCGTGATTTGGGTCACAATCCTGTTCCTCATGTCAACGAAGCGTGGATTGCTGCTGCTTTTACACCACCTGATACACATACACCGGAACTAGCTGAAGCAATAAAGCTGTCTGATAGCTTGATCGACGAGTTTATCGCAGCCGATCGCTACGTTATTGGTGTGCCGATGTACAACTTTAATATACCCTCTACCTTCAAAGCTTACATTGACCAAATTGTCCGTGTTGGTCGCACTTTCACGATTGACGAAAATGGGTACAAAGGTTTAGTAGATAGCAGTAAAAAATTACTGATTATCACAGCGCGTGGTGGTAGTTTCCCTCCAGGAACTCCCTTCGCTGCTTATGATTATCAAGAACCATATCTCCGCGCTATTTTTGGTTTTCTTGGTATTACTGATGTTACCTTTATCCACGCCGATAGCTTGGGTGCAGGTGATGAGGCTCGTGAAAAGTCTCTAGCCGCTGCTAAAGATGCGATCGCCCAAGCAGTAGCTAACTGGTAGTTATATCCATTTTAGATTTAGTTTTGTAAGTAGAAGCGCACAGATGTCCGCTTCTACCGCAATTAAACCGGAGTTCTTTAAATTGAAATTTTATGAGCTGAAATTGCCCAAATGAGGAATTTACGAAATATTTGCGCTCGTTGTTTGTGAATTAAAAAATAACTGCTTTAATTTTGAAGAGAGAGCGAGAATCAGGAATGCGATCGCAGGAATTGTAGGCAACTTCATAGACAAGGATATCATCAAAGTAAATTGGCAGCGAATGCGAAGAGAAAACAGCCAATTTCTTCTTTTTAACCAAATTGGTCAGTAGAAATTAGAGCAAATCTGCATTATCTTAGATAAAGATTAAAAACTTATTTTAAAAATTTATTGGGAGAACTGTCAGTCCCCCCGAAAACAAGCTAAAGAAGATTCAAAACAGCAGTACTAAATTGCTCGTAAGGAGTAACTCCCACAATAGTTTCTACTAACTCAGCATCCTTAAAAATTAAAACTGCTGGAATGCTGCGAAGACCAAATTTTTTGAACAACGGTTTGTTTTCATCTACATCTACTTTAACGACTTTGGCACGACCTTTGTATTCTTGAGCGAGTTGCTCTATTAATGGACTAATCAAGCGACAAGGGCCACACCAAGTAGCAGTAAAGTCAACAACAACAACTTTTTCTTCACTTAAAAGAGTATCAAATTCACTTTCTTGAACGTAAGTAACTGTATCAGTGTTAGTAGACATTTCTTAACTCCTCAGTATTAAACTAAAATTTCAAAAAAACTATTTTCGAGTATATAGCTAACGAAGATTCAAGGTTTCACCTCAAACTGATTTTTAGGAGCTTAACAATCCATTGTTTCAAGTCTGTTTTACCTATGATGGTTATGAGAACAGCCGTTTGAACACGCAAGGTTAAGTTTGTTATGGAAAACTTCTGAACAGGGGTTTTGGCTTCTCAAACTTAGATTTGCGTTTGCAAGCAAAATTTTGTGTCAAAAAGGCTCAAGCAGAAATGCTTAAGCCGTTAATACATCAAAATATTTGCTGGACTAACAGATTAGCTCAAAAAATTAAATTTATAAGGCTTAATAACGGTTACGTCCGCCATAATTATTTTGGTTGCCGCCAAACGAGCCTCTTTCTTCTTTAGGTCTAGCTTTATTTACTTTCAAGTCACGTCCCATCCACTCAGCACCATTAAGAGCTTCAATGGCAGCTGTTTCTTCAGCGTCTGTTCCCATTTCTACAAAACCGAAACCGCGTAAACGTCCTGTTTCACGGTCAGTAGGTAGCTGTACCCGCTTTACTGAACCATATTCTGCAAAAACAGCATTTAAAGTTTCTTCTGTAACTTCGTAGGAAAGATTGCCTACATAAAGGGACATAGATTATCTCCGAAATCATAAATGTGTAGAGATTTAGGTTTCGGAGAAAAGTCTGTAAATACCAAAAGCAAAAAGCCTGTTAATACTAAAAACAAACGCGGTCGCCGAATTAACTCTCATCTTACACTATGACATAAAAGCACAATATTAGGGCGGAAGTTTGAAAAACCACCATAAAAAGTCATGTGAGTGATTGATATTTTAAGTAAGGTTAATAATACTGATTTTATGCAGCTTTAATGCTTATTAGCTGATCGTCACTACCAAATAAAACTTAAAATCAGCTGATTCCTAAAATCGCTAAAGATTCTATTAGCATTAAATTTAGAGGATATTTAGCTGAAAAATGTTACCTAAAAATCCTCATTATTCAAATCCAACTAATGATTCTTGCAAAGTTGGATAGGATTTTTAGCTTACTATTAGCTTACTAATTCAACTAAAGCGTCCCCGTGGAAACGAACTACGCAGGAAACTAAGCAGCCACGATAATGGTCAGTTGTGAATACTGAGAGAGTAACATTGGTCTGACCTAAATCTAAAATTTGTTTAACCTTGCAGATTTGCCTTTTGTTTTTGCAGTAGGCAACAATGCGATCGCCAGCCTTGACATCCAACGCT
This region of Nostoc sp. UHCC 0302 genomic DNA includes:
- a CDS encoding FMN-dependent NADH-azoreductase; translation: MANILHIDTSPRGERSISRALSYEFITSWKDTHTGDKVTYRDLGHNPVPHVNEAWIAAAFTPPDTHTPELAEAIKLSDSLIDEFIAADRYVIGVPMYNFNIPSTFKAYIDQIVRVGRTFTIDENGYKGLVDSSKKLLIITARGGSFPPGTPFAAYDYQEPYLRAIFGFLGITDVTFIHADSLGAGDEAREKSLAAAKDAIAQAVANW
- the trxA gene encoding thioredoxin, which translates into the protein MSTNTDTVTYVQESEFDTLLSEEKVVVVDFTATWCGPCRLISPLIEQLAQEYKGRAKVVKVDVDENKPLFKKFGLRSIPAVLIFKDAELVETIVGVTPYEQFSTAVLNLL
- a CDS encoding RNA-binding protein gives rise to the protein MSLYVGNLSYEVTEETLNAVFAEYGSVKRVQLPTDRETGRLRGFGFVEMGTDAEETAAIEALNGAEWMGRDLKVNKARPKEERGSFGGNQNNYGGRNRY